Sequence from the Bacillus thuringiensis genome:
TTTAAAACATTTGCAATGAACTCTTTTTCAACAGAAAAATCTTTGCACTCTAAAATCCCCTTCTGCATATCTAATACAAGTAGCGCCTTCACTTTTATCACCTATCCTCTATACGTTTATATTCCATCATCCAACAATCTTCTAATACCCCTTCATGCAGTTCATGTTCTTTTAAAATCTTCACCTTATTAAATCCACATTTTTCATAACACTTTATTGCACGTTCATTATTTACCTTCGGGTCCATTGCAATTGCTTCTGCTCCCGTGTTCTCCATAATATATGTAATTGCTGCCTGAACAAGTTTAGTTCCAATTCCCTTTTCCCAATAGGCGGGTTCTCCGATAAATTGATCCATTCCCCATACATTTTGTGATGCTTCATAGCCATATAAAGTTTTCCACTCCGAATCAACTGGATACATTTGAATATAACCGATCGGCATACCATAAAACTCTATTAAGCATCTTTTTTCATGACTATTTGGATTATGTATAAAATGATCCAGTACCATTTCTACTGATTGCGGATTATCTCGCCCTTCATAATACTGCAGTACTTCTGGGTCTGTTAACCATTTTGAAATGATTGGTGCATCCTCTTCTAATACATACCTAACCGATACATTATCTTTTTGAAATAGCAT
This genomic interval carries:
- a CDS encoding GNAT family N-acetyltransferase, yielding MLFQKDNVSVRYVLEEDAPIISKWLTDPEVLQYYEGRDNPQSVEMVLDHFIHNPNSHEKRCLIEFYGMPIGYIQMYPVDSEWKTLYGYEASQNVWGMDQFIGEPAYWEKGIGTKLVQAAITYIMENTGAEAIAMDPKVNNERAIKCYEKCGFNKVKILKEHELHEGVLEDCWMMEYKRIEDR